GGGTCGCTCTCGGCAAGAGGTTCGTCTCGCGCATGGTGCGCATAGAGGATGGGGTGTTCGACGAGGGAGTCGGCACGGATAGAAGCTGGTCGATGGAGAAACCGTCGACTCAAGAACGAACCAGCCAACGGAAAGACGCTCACAAGGCTCGAGAAAGAAGAGACGCGATACCGCATGCCCGGTGAAGGAGATCGGGAAGGAGAGAAACTCAGGTCGAGAGACACGTCTCTGTCAGAAGAGGTTGACGGGGGCCCGGCTCATAGAAGCCTTGATCCGACAGAAACTCGACCGGTGTTTTCTCGGCCGGGGCGCGGGGCAAGGGGGTGCCGGCTCAAACAGTCCTCGCGCACCGGGCCCACGACACGGTGCCGGATCGGCAAGGCCCGGCTCGCTCGCGAACTCGCCGGTTCACCCCCTCGCCCCGCGCCCCGGCGGCCCTGCAAGGAGCACACTTCTGACGGATTGACGTTAGCGGAGTTGTGCGGAATTGCGAGAGCAGATTCACGATTCTTCGGGGAGACTCTCTCCCCGGTCTTCTCTTCCGATGCGGCGGAATCGGGAGATGCTCTGGGCGGTCGTGGAGAGCTACCTGACACGCTGGAAGGTGGAGGAGATGATCCGATTCCTGAAGCAGAGCTACCACTTGGAAGACATCCGGGTGCTGACCTATCGACGCTTGCGGAATCTGGTGGCTCTGGTGCTCGCGGCGAGCTTCTTCGCGGTGGTGCATCTGGGGGAGCGCTTACAGGTGGCCGTGCTGGCGCGGCGCGTGCTGAAAGCCGCCAAGCGGATCTACGGCGTCCCGGCGTTCCACTGCTATGCGCTGGCCGATGGGATCGCGGCGATCCTGCGACGAACGGGGCAGGGACCGCTCTGCCAGTTCCTGCGAAGAAAGCCACCGCCGGTTACTCTCCAGACCGCCCTCGAAGGTCTCTGAAAAATGGGGAAAGTCCACACCTTCTCCTCCCCTTGCCCCCTCCCGCGGACCGCGATAGAATCGGGTGTTCGAACACACGGAGGACTTTCGAGTGGCTCAGAAGGTGACCCCGATGAGCGAGGATTATTCGCGCTGGTACACGGACGTCGTCCAGATGGCGGAGCTTGCGGATTACGCGCCCGTCAAGGGGTGCATGGTGATCCGCCCGTATGGGTTCGCCCTCTGGGAGAACATGCGCGACCACCTCGACCGGATGATCAAGGAGACGGGGCATGTCAACGCCTACTTCCCCACGCTCATCCCCGAAAGCTTCATGAAGAAAGAAGCGGAACACGTGGAGGGGTTCGCGCCGGAGTGCGCGGTCGTGACGCACGGCGGCGGCAAGAAGCTCGAGGAGCCGCTCGTTCTCCGGCCCACATCCGAGACCGTGATCTACCACATGTACGCGAAGTGGGTGATGTCGTACCGCGATCTCCCCATCCTCATCAACCAATGGGCGAACGTCTTCCGGTGGGAGCTGCGGCCGCGCCTCTTTCTTCGCACGCTCGAGTTCCTCTGGCAGGAAGGGCACACCGCCCACGCCACCTACGAGGAAGCCGAAGAAGAGACGCTCAAGATGCTCGAGGTCTACCGCGTCTTCGCCGAGGACGTGCTCGCGATCCCGGTCTACCCCGGCGCGAAGAGCGACTCCGAACGCTTCGCGGGCGCGCTCCGAACGTACTGCATCGAGGCGATGATGCTGGATGGGAAGGCGCTCCAGGCGGGGACGAGCCACAACCTCGGCCAGAACTTCGCGAAGGCGTTCGATCTCGTCTTCCAGGACAAGGACGGCGAGACGCGTCACGCGTGGAACACGAGCTGGGGAGTCTCGACGCGCATGGTCGGCGCGGTCGTGATGATGCACGGAGACGACAACGGCCTCATTCTGCCGCCGCGGATCGCGCCGATCCAGGCGGTGATCGTTCCGATCTATTCGTCCGACGAGGATCGCGCCGCGGTCTTCCCTGCGGCGGAGACGCTGAAGAAGCGGCTCGCGGAGGCGGGCGTCCGCGCGCACATCGACTCGCGCGAACAGCACAAGCCGGGATGGAAGTTCGCCGAGTGGGAGCAGAGAG
The DNA window shown above is from Candidatus Eisenbacteria bacterium and carries:
- a CDS encoding transposase translates to MLWAVVESYLTRWKVEEMIRFLKQSYHLEDIRVLTYRRLRNLVALVLAASFFAVVHLGERLQVAVLARRVLKAAKRIYGVPAFHCYALADGIAAILRRTGQGPLCQFLRRKPPPVTLQTALEGL
- a CDS encoding proline--tRNA ligase; this encodes MAQKVTPMSEDYSRWYTDVVQMAELADYAPVKGCMVIRPYGFALWENMRDHLDRMIKETGHVNAYFPTLIPESFMKKEAEHVEGFAPECAVVTHGGGKKLEEPLVLRPTSETVIYHMYAKWVMSYRDLPILINQWANVFRWELRPRLFLRTLEFLWQEGHTAHATYEEAEEETLKMLEVYRVFAEDVLAIPVYPGAKSDSERFAGALRTYCIEAMMLDGKALQAGTSHNLGQNFAKAFDLVFQDKDGETRHAWNTSWGVSTRMVGAVVMMHGDDNGLILPPRIAPIQAVIVPIYSSDEDRAAVFPAAETLKKRLAEAGVRAHIDSREQHKPGWKFAEWEQRGVPLRIEIGPKDVAKAQVVLARRDTREKTAVPIGEAADGLPAKLEEIQRALFERARKFRDEHTHAVDDYEDLKKLVEKGGFAFAHWDGTRETEAAIKEETKATIRCIPFGGGAEEGRCVRSGNPSKQRVYIARAY